The following coding sequences lie in one Maribacter forsetii DSM 18668 genomic window:
- a CDS encoding TonB-dependent receptor: protein MIKIIFFACSILSFGIINAQNSTISGTISSNGVPEAYVNIYLKGTQIGVASDENGNYSLKNVPLGKHTLIASNIGFEKFYKTLTISEGEDKNLNINLSPSTESLDEMVVTGTLKPVSRLESPVPVEVYKPTFFKKNPTASIFEALQNVNGVRPQINCNVCNTGDIHINGLEGPYTLVLIDGMPIVSGLGTVYGLSGIPNSLIEQIEVVKGPASTLYGSEAVGGLINIITKNNLTAPNFFADSFVTDWGEFNLDVGTKFNVGKKANVLLGANYFRYDNPIDNNGDNFTDLTLQDRISVFQKWNFTRKNSRIFSLAGRFFYEDRWGGEMQWTPEFRGGDEIYGESIYTRRWELLGKYQLPVEENMMLSFSYNDHKQNSVYGDVPYLADQRIGFTQLTWDKTVGKHSLLAGTALRYNYYDDSTPATLSAEGNEPDEVVIPSLFIQDEIAFNKKHSLLLGGRYDYDSRHGNIFTPRAAYRFKFTDNDIIRLNAGTGFRVVNLFTEDHAALTGSRDVIIAEELKPERSFNVNLNYLKKIYGDNGTFVGLDASIFYTNFQNVIIPDYDTNPNQIIYDNLNGTSISKGISANLDVAFYNGLKLMIGGTLQDVSNTEDGVKERQILTESYSANWSISYDIRTWDLTVDYTGNLYGPMRLPTLGDSDPRSDFSPAWSIQNIQLSYDGIENLEFYGGVKNLLDWTPNRGNPFIIARANDPFDKEVTFDDNGNAVATPNNPNALTFDPSYVYGPNQGIRSFFGVRYTLN, encoded by the coding sequence ATGATTAAAATAATATTTTTTGCCTGCTCTATTTTGTCTTTCGGGATTATTAACGCGCAAAATTCGACCATATCTGGAACAATCTCTTCGAATGGGGTTCCAGAAGCTTATGTAAATATTTACCTAAAAGGCACACAAATCGGTGTTGCTTCAGATGAAAACGGCAATTATTCTTTAAAGAATGTCCCGTTGGGAAAACATACCCTTATTGCTTCTAACATCGGTTTTGAAAAATTTTACAAAACATTGACGATTTCTGAAGGTGAGGATAAAAATTTGAACATCAACTTATCACCCTCTACAGAATCTTTAGATGAAATGGTCGTTACCGGAACTTTGAAGCCTGTTAGTAGGTTAGAGAGTCCGGTGCCGGTAGAAGTCTATAAACCTACGTTTTTCAAAAAAAATCCAACGGCGAGTATTTTTGAAGCCTTACAAAACGTAAACGGAGTAAGACCGCAGATCAACTGTAATGTGTGTAATACGGGAGATATTCATATTAACGGATTAGAAGGTCCATATACATTGGTGCTTATTGACGGCATGCCCATTGTAAGTGGTTTGGGAACCGTGTACGGATTATCTGGTATACCCAATTCCCTTATTGAACAGATTGAGGTAGTAAAAGGGCCTGCTTCTACACTCTATGGTAGTGAAGCCGTTGGTGGTCTTATAAATATAATCACTAAAAATAACTTGACAGCTCCTAATTTTTTCGCTGATAGTTTTGTGACCGATTGGGGTGAATTTAATCTTGATGTAGGCACAAAATTCAACGTAGGCAAAAAAGCAAATGTGCTATTAGGAGCTAACTATTTTAGGTATGATAACCCTATTGATAATAATGGTGATAATTTTACAGACCTAACACTACAAGACCGTATTTCTGTTTTTCAGAAATGGAATTTCACCAGAAAAAACTCCCGAATATTTTCCTTGGCAGGACGTTTTTTCTATGAAGACAGATGGGGAGGAGAAATGCAATGGACTCCAGAATTTAGAGGAGGAGATGAAATTTATGGAGAAAGTATATACACTCGTAGATGGGAACTTTTAGGTAAATACCAATTACCGGTAGAAGAAAATATGATGCTTTCTTTTTCATATAACGACCACAAACAAAATTCCGTTTACGGTGATGTTCCCTACCTAGCTGATCAGCGTATAGGTTTTACCCAACTAACCTGGGATAAAACCGTTGGTAAACATAGCCTTTTAGCCGGAACTGCTTTACGCTACAACTATTATGATGATAGCACACCTGCTACGTTAAGCGCTGAAGGTAACGAACCAGATGAAGTTGTAATACCCAGTTTATTCATACAAGATGAAATAGCGTTCAACAAAAAACATTCATTACTTCTAGGAGGTAGATATGATTATGACAGTCGCCATGGAAACATATTTACCCCTAGGGCAGCGTACAGGTTTAAGTTTACCGATAATGATATTATTCGCCTAAATGCCGGCACAGGTTTTAGGGTAGTAAATCTTTTTACCGAAGATCATGCAGCTTTAACGGGATCAAGAGATGTTATTATTGCGGAAGAACTAAAACCGGAGCGTTCGTTTAACGTTAACCTGAATTATTTGAAGAAAATATACGGTGATAACGGCACATTCGTTGGCTTGGATGCCTCTATTTTCTACACCAATTTCCAGAATGTAATTATCCCGGATTATGACACCAATCCTAATCAGATTATATATGATAATTTAAATGGCACTTCAATTTCAAAAGGAATAAGTGCCAATCTAGATGTAGCTTTCTACAACGGATTAAAACTAATGATAGGCGGTACTTTACAAGATGTGAGCAATACTGAAGACGGAGTAAAAGAAAGACAGATACTTACAGAAAGTTATTCTGCAAACTGGAGCATTAGCTATGATATTCGCACTTGGGATCTAACAGTTGATTACACCGGTAATTTATACGGTCCCATGCGATTACCTACCCTAGGCGATAGTGACCCAAGAAGCGATTTTTCACCGGCATGGAGTATTCAAAACATACAATTATCTTATGATGGAATAGAAAATCTTGAATTCTACGGCGGGGTTAAAAACCTATTAGACTGGACTCCTAATAGAGGAAATCCGTTCATAATCGCCCGTGCAAACGATCCATTTGATAAAGAAGTTACATTTGATGATAACGGTAATGCCGTTGCTACACCAAATAATCCAAATGCGCTGACTTTTGACCCTTCCTATGTATATGGGCCAAACCAAGGCATACGATCATTTTTTGGAGTGCGTTATACCTTGAATTAA
- a CDS encoding GntR family transcriptional regulator, translating into MPVISNILNLTHNNNLTKHEQLVQGVIETIEDGNLAVGDQLPSINVMVEEIGYARKTIFKAYEELKNRGLIESRQLKGYFVISQATNITKRMALLLFAFQSYQEEFYKTFRKEMGKRFQIDVFFHHNNSTVFETIMTNINGKYGMYVIAPIQNQKITRLLQHIEPKKLLLVDRYLNLGKAFSYISQEFENVIYRSLVQLLPEIKKYTKLVLYFNEENDFSPISIKNAFERFLKDYSVNGEVKNHYAIGSAAKGNLYFALGDTILWHILRDAVRKKLTIGEDIGILSQNDNVSKEIVFGGITTISTDFNEMAKLAARHIKNESTTQIIMPSKLIKRASL; encoded by the coding sequence ATGCCGGTTATTAGTAATATTTTAAACTTAACCCACAATAATAACCTTACAAAACATGAGCAATTGGTTCAAGGGGTTATTGAAACCATTGAAGATGGTAATTTAGCTGTAGGTGATCAATTACCCTCTATAAACGTTATGGTTGAAGAGATTGGTTACGCTAGAAAAACCATATTTAAAGCTTACGAAGAACTCAAAAATAGAGGCTTAATTGAGTCCCGACAATTAAAGGGATATTTTGTAATAAGTCAGGCTACGAATATTACCAAAAGAATGGCCTTGTTACTGTTCGCTTTTCAGAGTTATCAAGAAGAATTTTACAAGACATTCAGAAAAGAAATGGGTAAACGATTTCAGATAGATGTTTTTTTTCATCATAATAATTCTACTGTTTTCGAAACCATTATGACCAATATCAATGGTAAATATGGCATGTATGTAATTGCCCCGATTCAAAATCAAAAGATTACTCGGTTATTGCAACATATTGAGCCTAAAAAATTGTTACTGGTAGATCGCTACTTGAATTTAGGGAAGGCATTTTCTTACATCTCCCAAGAATTTGAAAATGTAATCTATAGGTCACTGGTACAATTGCTTCCTGAAATAAAAAAATATACTAAACTTGTTCTTTACTTTAATGAAGAGAACGATTTTTCACCTATTTCCATTAAAAATGCATTTGAAAGATTTTTAAAAGATTACTCGGTAAACGGTGAGGTAAAAAATCATTACGCTATAGGATCTGCAGCTAAGGGAAATCTTTATTTTGCTTTAGGGGATACTATATTATGGCATATTTTACGGGATGCGGTGCGTAAAAAGTTAACCATAGGAGAAGACATCGGTATTCTATCTCAAAATGACAATGTATCTAAAGAAATCGTTTTTGGTGGTATTACGACCATCTCTACTGATTTTAATGAAATGGCAAAGTTGGCGGCACGGCATATAAAAAATGAAAGTACAACTCAGATTATCATGCCATCGAAATTAATTAAAAGAGCTTCTTTATAG
- a CDS encoding SusC/RagA family TonB-linked outer membrane protein has protein sequence MSLHAQTTVSGTVTSASDNMPLPGVSVIDANNPTTGVQADFDGNFTITVDDGSTSLRFSYIGFKAVVIPVNNQSTVNVSLEEDVANLDEVVVVGYGTQKKATVTGAVTAVQGPVLESSPAISVSNSLAGRLPGVVIVQTSGEPGNDESNISIRGTNTLGNNQPLIVIDGIPDRDGGIGRINADDIANISVLKDASAAIYGARAANGAIIVTTKSGKAGKMQINYKADFGITRPTRTPEMASAVEYQTIMNELAIYNSNIPSSQWGAANSAFQTSGSYTIPGSSPAETVNAAFSPETINNHRTNADPWLYPNTDWFGATFQDWAEQQRHNLSISGGSEDLKYYASVGYADQGAIYKNSANRYQQYNFRINTDARINDYLSSKLSMGYRKEDRTFPTEGAGAIFRMLMRGRPNEPAIWPNGLPGPDIENGQQPVVVTTNATGYDKQPTDYLQFTGSVDITNPWIEGLKMTLLAGVDQSQLRRKLWQTPWTLYSLDRANYIATGVPELSGSIRSNFTDARLLQSSNNVLNTNLTGLLNYDKKIGDDHTINLLAGVTRENFQGEFFSAFRRNYLSTAVDQLGVGGEIAQETDGFGYNRTRLGYYGRAQYNYKEKYLAEFIWRYDGSYIFPGNDRFGFFPGLLLGWNINNEDWFNVDSISYLKLRGSYGEMGNDQVSFDTNGDGEITDDELQEYAYQSIYEFGQYPINGQVQTTLFENLLANPSFTWERAKNYNIGLDGIVLNGKLSFTLEYFLNKRDQILIQKTGSTPGSSGISTLLPPVNAGKVNNEGFEFALNYFGGNVDGFKWDVGVNGGYAQNSVEFLDEIPGAPEYQLQEGKPIGSYLVYESDGVFIDQAAIDADPLDYSAVKPTLEPGDMKFKDVNGDGIINDLDQVRLKNSINPNFNFGVTFNASYKNFDLSVLLQGATGAKLFIQTESGDIGNFLKYSYDNRWSPDNPSSVHPRLASRGDTYYTGGDYGNNTYNLFSKDYLRLKNVQLAYNFPSEMIEQFGLSKFKVYMSGLNLATWAAQDIYDPESTSNDGQFYPQQSIINTGFSLTF, from the coding sequence ATGAGTCTCCACGCACAGACAACCGTTTCTGGAACTGTTACATCAGCTTCAGATAACATGCCGTTACCGGGTGTATCAGTCATTGATGCAAACAACCCTACAACGGGAGTACAAGCAGATTTTGACGGTAATTTTACAATTACCGTAGATGATGGCAGTACCAGTTTAAGATTTAGCTATATTGGCTTTAAAGCAGTAGTTATTCCTGTTAACAATCAGAGTACCGTTAATGTTTCTTTAGAAGAAGACGTTGCCAACCTAGACGAAGTTGTTGTCGTTGGTTACGGAACTCAGAAAAAAGCAACCGTTACCGGTGCGGTAACCGCAGTACAAGGTCCTGTTCTTGAAAGTTCACCAGCTATAAGTGTTTCTAACTCACTGGCCGGTAGATTACCTGGGGTTGTCATTGTACAGACCAGTGGAGAGCCTGGTAACGATGAATCTAACATTAGTATTCGTGGTACTAACACCTTGGGTAACAATCAACCCTTAATTGTAATTGACGGTATTCCAGATAGAGATGGTGGTATAGGTCGTATTAATGCGGATGACATTGCCAATATTTCCGTTTTAAAAGATGCCTCTGCGGCAATTTATGGAGCTAGAGCAGCAAATGGTGCTATAATCGTTACCACAAAATCTGGTAAAGCCGGTAAAATGCAAATCAATTACAAAGCAGATTTCGGTATTACAAGACCAACAAGAACTCCAGAAATGGCAAGTGCCGTAGAGTACCAAACTATAATGAACGAATTGGCTATTTACAATAGTAATATTCCATCTTCTCAATGGGGAGCAGCAAATTCGGCTTTTCAAACATCTGGTAGCTATACTATACCAGGCAGCAGTCCTGCAGAAACTGTAAATGCAGCATTCAGTCCTGAAACTATAAATAACCATAGAACAAATGCAGATCCTTGGTTATACCCAAATACAGATTGGTTCGGTGCTACTTTTCAAGATTGGGCAGAACAGCAAAGACACAATCTTTCCATCAGTGGTGGTAGCGAAGATTTAAAATACTATGCATCTGTTGGTTATGCAGATCAAGGAGCTATCTATAAGAATTCGGCTAACAGATACCAACAGTATAATTTTAGAATCAATACCGATGCTAGAATCAACGATTATCTTTCATCCAAGTTAAGTATGGGCTACAGAAAAGAAGATAGAACCTTCCCAACAGAAGGTGCCGGTGCTATTTTTAGAATGTTAATGAGAGGTAGACCTAACGAACCAGCAATATGGCCAAATGGTTTACCAGGACCTGATATTGAAAACGGACAACAACCAGTAGTAGTTACTACCAATGCTACAGGTTATGACAAACAACCAACCGACTACTTGCAGTTTACTGGTTCTGTAGACATTACAAATCCATGGATAGAAGGTTTAAAAATGACCTTATTGGCCGGTGTAGATCAAAGTCAACTACGTAGAAAATTATGGCAAACACCTTGGACACTTTATTCTTTAGACCGTGCAAATTATATTGCTACAGGTGTTCCAGAGCTAAGCGGATCTATCCGTTCTAATTTTACGGATGCAAGATTATTACAATCATCTAACAATGTTTTAAATACGAACCTTACCGGCTTACTGAATTATGATAAAAAAATAGGTGATGATCACACTATAAATTTATTAGCCGGTGTAACCCGTGAAAATTTTCAAGGTGAATTTTTCTCAGCTTTTAGAAGAAACTATCTTTCTACAGCAGTTGACCAACTAGGAGTTGGTGGCGAAATTGCACAAGAAACCGATGGTTTTGGTTACAACAGAACACGTTTAGGTTATTATGGTCGTGCCCAGTACAACTATAAAGAAAAGTATTTAGCTGAATTTATTTGGAGGTATGATGGTTCTTATATCTTCCCAGGAAACGACCGTTTCGGATTCTTCCCAGGTTTATTACTAGGTTGGAATATTAATAATGAAGACTGGTTTAATGTAGATTCTATTAGCTACTTAAAACTTAGAGGTTCTTACGGAGAAATGGGTAATGACCAAGTTTCTTTTGACACAAATGGTGATGGCGAAATCACCGATGATGAATTACAGGAATATGCATACCAATCTATTTATGAATTTGGTCAGTATCCTATTAACGGACAAGTACAGACTACATTATTCGAAAATCTTTTGGCTAACCCTAGTTTTACTTGGGAGCGTGCTAAGAACTATAACATTGGTTTAGATGGTATTGTGCTTAATGGAAAACTAAGTTTTACTTTAGAATACTTCTTGAACAAACGTGATCAAATCCTTATTCAAAAAACAGGTTCTACACCAGGTTCTTCTGGTATTTCTACGCTTCTACCTCCTGTTAACGCAGGTAAAGTAAATAATGAAGGTTTTGAATTTGCATTAAACTATTTTGGTGGAAATGTAGATGGCTTTAAATGGGATGTTGGTGTTAACGGTGGCTATGCGCAAAACAGCGTGGAATTTCTAGATGAAATTCCCGGTGCTCCAGAATACCAATTACAAGAAGGAAAACCAATTGGATCATACTTAGTATATGAGTCTGATGGTGTTTTTATTGACCAAGCTGCTATAGACGCTGATCCATTAGATTATAGTGCAGTTAAACCAACATTAGAACCTGGTGACATGAAGTTTAAAGATGTCAATGGTGATGGTATAATTAACGATTTAGATCAAGTAAGATTAAAAAACAGCATTAACCCTAATTTCAACTTTGGTGTTACATTCAATGCATCTTACAAGAACTTTGATCTTTCTGTATTATTACAAGGTGCAACAGGCGCTAAATTGTTCATCCAAACAGAATCTGGGGATATTGGTAACTTCTTAAAATATAGTTACGATAACAGGTGGAGTCCAGATAACCCAAGTAGTGTACACCCAAGACTTGCAAGTCGTGGGGACACTTATTACACTGGTGGTGATTATGGAAACAATACCTACAATCTTTTTAGCAAAGATTACTTAAGGCTTAAAAATGTTCAATTGGCATATAACTTCCCTTCAGAAATGATTGAGCAATTTGGCTTATCTAAATTTAAAGTATATATGAGTGGTCTAAACTTGGCTACATGGGCGGCTCAAGATATATATGATCCTGAATCTACTAGTAATGATGGACAGTTTTATCCACAGCAGTCTATTATTAACACAGGCTTTAGTTTAACATTTTAA
- a CDS encoding lycopene cyclase family protein has protein sequence MNEYDYIIIGAGASGLLLADAMLNDSFFDQKKILLLDKDAKDVNDRTWCFWEEGDGQFEAIVHKKWNSIHFQGEDIIRRTDINPYSYKMIRSIDFYDHYLGRIKESSNITFIQEALVDLKETHSKVTVQTTSNTYSGKYIFNSLFDYKMATEQNKYPVLQQHFVGWVIKIDKPVFNSNEVTYMDFSIPQKGNTRFMYVLPYSENTALIEYTLFSEQLLPKKEYDEALKKYIAERFKCDAYEIIETEVGSIPMTAYDFKEHHTNRVSYIGTAGGWAKPSTGYTLMSTAKKIPKLVALIKQDKSLQKLKLKGKFWFYDLLFLDVLHNDNANGHTIFESIFKSLKPQMVFKFLDEKTSLKEDIVYINSCPKAPFIKALFRRIF, from the coding sequence ATGAACGAATACGATTATATCATTATTGGCGCGGGTGCATCTGGTTTGCTTCTTGCAGATGCTATGCTGAACGATTCGTTTTTTGATCAAAAAAAAATACTTTTACTTGACAAAGATGCAAAAGACGTCAATGATAGAACATGGTGCTTTTGGGAAGAAGGTGACGGTCAGTTTGAAGCTATAGTCCACAAAAAATGGAATTCAATTCACTTTCAAGGAGAAGATATTATTAGAAGAACAGATATAAATCCGTACTCCTACAAAATGATAAGGAGTATTGATTTTTACGATCACTATTTAGGTAGAATAAAAGAATCATCGAACATTACCTTTATTCAAGAGGCTTTAGTAGATTTAAAAGAAACGCATTCTAAAGTTACCGTACAGACGACCAGCAATACTTATTCTGGTAAGTACATCTTTAATAGTCTTTTTGATTATAAAATGGCAACTGAGCAAAATAAATACCCCGTATTACAACAGCATTTTGTGGGTTGGGTCATTAAAATCGATAAACCGGTTTTTAATAGTAATGAAGTCACATACATGGATTTTTCCATCCCCCAAAAAGGGAATACGCGTTTTATGTATGTACTCCCCTATTCTGAAAACACTGCGTTGATAGAATACACCTTGTTTTCAGAGCAGTTATTACCAAAAAAAGAATACGACGAAGCATTAAAGAAATATATAGCAGAGCGATTTAAATGTGATGCCTATGAGATAATAGAAACAGAAGTCGGTAGCATACCCATGACTGCCTATGACTTCAAGGAACACCACACCAATAGGGTTAGCTACATAGGTACCGCAGGCGGATGGGCAAAACCTAGTACAGGGTATACTTTAATGAGTACGGCTAAGAAAATACCTAAACTGGTAGCGCTCATAAAGCAAGATAAATCACTTCAAAAGCTAAAACTAAAAGGGAAATTTTGGTTTTATGATTTGCTTTTTTTAGATGTTCTACACAATGACAATGCAAATGGACATACGATTTTTGAGTCCATTTTCAAATCTTTAAAGCCACAGATGGTATTTAAATTTCTAGATGAAAAAACCAGTTTAAAAGAAGATATCGTTTACATCAATTCCTGCCCCAAAGCTCCATTTATAAAAGCTTTATTTAGAAGGATTTTCTAA
- a CDS encoding metal-dependent transcriptional regulator: MTLSEEDYIKTIYHLSEYNSKSVATNAIAEQMKTKPSSVTDMVKKLSEKSLVNYKKYQGVLLSEKGRLVALSIIRKHRLWEVFLVDKLNFSWDEVHVVAEQLEHIKSDALIDKLDAHLGYPKVDPHGDPIPNKDGVFTKSVKKLISELPVGSQGVCVGVNDSSAAFLKFLDKNKIALGDTFRILEIEEFDGSVTISTRSGSISISKQIATNLFLEIVDEE, translated from the coding sequence ATGACACTATCAGAAGAAGATTACATTAAAACTATTTATCATCTAAGTGAGTACAACAGTAAATCTGTTGCTACGAATGCTATTGCTGAGCAGATGAAAACGAAGCCGTCATCTGTAACGGATATGGTTAAGAAGCTGTCTGAAAAATCTTTAGTGAATTATAAAAAGTATCAGGGGGTTTTGCTTTCAGAGAAAGGTAGGTTAGTTGCGCTTTCTATTATTAGAAAACATCGCTTATGGGAAGTGTTTTTGGTAGACAAGCTTAATTTCTCTTGGGATGAGGTTCACGTAGTGGCAGAGCAATTAGAGCATATAAAGAGTGATGCCTTAATAGATAAATTAGATGCCCATTTAGGTTACCCTAAAGTGGATCCGCATGGTGATCCTATACCAAATAAGGATGGCGTGTTCACTAAATCTGTCAAGAAATTAATTAGCGAGTTACCAGTTGGTAGTCAAGGGGTATGTGTTGGTGTTAACGATTCATCGGCTGCATTTTTAAAATTTTTAGACAAGAATAAAATCGCACTGGGCGATACTTTTAGAATATTGGAAATTGAAGAGTTTGATGGTTCCGTGACTATTTCTACAAGGTCTGGATCCATTAGTATATCAAAACAAATTGCAACAAATTTATTTTTAGAGATTGTAGATGAAGAATAG
- a CDS encoding polyprenyl synthetase family protein, producing MHTIEEYRDEFIAYLDSKKITKEPRNLYEPITYILGLGGKRLRPVLVLMTAEIFKGDFKNALDAAVAIEVFHNFSLVHDDIMDDAPVRRGQTTVHEKWDVNTGILSGDAMLIMAYQLFENYEPNVFRDLAKLFSKTALEVCEGQQYDVDFETRDDVMLPEYLKMIEYKTAVLVAAALKMGAIVAGASETAQEQMYNFGLNLGIAFQLQDDYLDVFGDPETFGKQVGGDIIENKKTYLYLKALNSGSEMMTKELEHLYSIQPKEADAKVKAVRSIFEKTEADKATKVAISDYTAKAFEVLDEMDVAEEKKTLLREFGENLMNRTV from the coding sequence ATGCACACTATTGAAGAATATAGAGATGAGTTTATTGCGTATTTAGACTCAAAGAAAATTACAAAGGAACCTAGAAACCTTTATGAGCCCATTACCTATATTCTTGGTTTAGGTGGTAAGCGCTTAAGACCTGTTTTGGTATTAATGACCGCTGAAATTTTTAAGGGAGATTTTAAAAATGCTTTAGATGCTGCGGTAGCAATTGAAGTGTTTCATAATTTTTCTTTGGTTCATGATGATATTATGGATGATGCCCCTGTTCGAAGAGGGCAAACTACCGTTCATGAAAAATGGGATGTAAATACGGGTATTCTGTCTGGTGATGCCATGCTGATTATGGCATATCAACTTTTTGAAAATTATGAGCCCAATGTGTTTCGTGACTTGGCTAAGCTTTTTAGTAAAACGGCATTAGAGGTTTGCGAGGGTCAGCAGTATGACGTGGATTTTGAAACTCGTGATGATGTGATGTTGCCTGAGTATCTTAAAATGATCGAATATAAAACAGCGGTTCTTGTGGCTGCTGCGTTAAAAATGGGGGCTATTGTTGCAGGTGCTTCTGAAACTGCACAAGAACAAATGTATAATTTTGGATTAAACCTTGGTATTGCCTTTCAATTGCAAGATGATTATTTAGATGTTTTTGGTGATCCTGAAACGTTTGGTAAACAGGTTGGTGGTGATATTATTGAGAATAAGAAGACATATCTTTACTTAAAAGCGCTTAACTCTGGTTCTGAAATGATGACAAAAGAACTAGAGCATTTATATTCTATTCAACCAAAGGAAGCAGATGCTAAAGTAAAAGCCGTACGTTCAATTTTTGAAAAAACCGAGGCGGATAAAGCTACTAAAGTTGCCATTTCTGATTATACTGCAAAAGCTTTTGAAGTACTTGATGAAATGGATGTAGCGGAAGAAAAGAAAACTTTACTTAGAGAATTCGGTGAAAACCTTATGAACAGAACTGTTTAG